One part of the Bacteroidia bacterium genome encodes these proteins:
- the rplP gene encoding 50S ribosomal protein L16: MLQPKKVKYRKPQKGRMKGNAGRGAEIAFGSYGLKSMESDFITSRQIEACRQTISRAMKREGNVWIRIFPDKSITKKPAEVRMGKGKGNPELWAAVVKPGRILFELDGVPEAIAREALRLAANKLPVKTKFVIRRDLQA; the protein is encoded by the coding sequence ATGTTACAGCCGAAAAAAGTAAAATACAGGAAGCCGCAGAAAGGCAGGATGAAAGGCAACGCAGGGCGTGGTGCTGAAATAGCATTCGGTTCCTATGGGCTGAAATCCATGGAAAGTGATTTTATCACTTCCCGCCAGATTGAAGCTTGTCGTCAGACGATTTCCCGTGCAATGAAAAGGGAAGGTAACGTTTGGATCAGGATTTTTCCTGACAAGTCTATCACTAAAAAGCCTGCTGAGGTACGGATGGGTAAAGGTAAAGGTAACCCTGAACTATGGGCTGCTGTTGTAAAACCTGGTCGCATCTTGTTTGAACTTGATGGTGTACCCGAAGCTATTGCGCGTGAAGCCTTGCGTCTGGCAGCCAACAAACTTCCGGTGAAAACCAAATTTGTAATTAGAAGAGATCTACAAGCTTAA
- the rplF gene encoding 50S ribosomal protein L6 — MSRIGKAIISLPAGVSVNVDNSNVVTVKGPKGELKQQIDADLEVTVEDGNLEVKRPTDQKRHKAMHGLFRSLLNNMVIGVSQGYEKKMEVVGVGYKAEAKGNMLELSLGFSHPIIMVLPNEVKVETESKRGSNPLITLTSIDKQLIGQIAAKIRGLRPPEPYKGKGIKFVGEQLRRKAGKTAGA, encoded by the coding sequence ATGTCTAGAATAGGTAAAGCAATTATATCCCTTCCAGCCGGTGTTAGCGTGAATGTTGACAACTCCAATGTGGTTACTGTAAAAGGACCTAAAGGAGAATTGAAGCAGCAAATTGACGCAGATCTGGAGGTTACTGTAGAAGATGGAAACCTGGAAGTAAAGAGACCTACTGACCAGAAGAGACACAAAGCTATGCACGGCTTGTTTCGCTCTCTGCTCAACAATATGGTTATCGGAGTTTCTCAGGGATACGAAAAGAAAATGGAAGTTGTAGGGGTAGGTTATAAAGCAGAAGCCAAAGGCAATATGCTGGAACTTTCTCTCGGATTCTCTCACCCGATCATTATGGTACTCCCTAATGAAGTCAAAGTTGAGACAGAATCTAAAAGAGGTAGCAATCCCCTAATCACACTGACCAGCATTGACAAACAATTGATCGGTCAAATCGCAGCAAAAATCCGCGGCCTCAGACCACCAGAGCCCTACAAAGGTAAAGGTATCAAGTTTGTGGGTGAGCAACTCAGAAGAAAAGCAGGTAAAACAGCAGGAGCTTAA
- the rplN gene encoding 50S ribosomal protein L14: MIQQESRLKVADNSGAKELLCIRVLGGTRKRYARIGDSIICSVKSADPSSSVKKGDVVKAVVVRTRKEIRRQDGSYIRFDDNAAVLLANDGGPRGTRIFGPVARELREKNYMKIVSLAPEVI, encoded by the coding sequence ATGATACAGCAGGAGAGTAGACTTAAAGTTGCAGATAATAGCGGAGCAAAGGAATTGCTCTGTATCCGGGTCCTCGGTGGTACTCGTAAGCGCTACGCGCGTATCGGGGATAGTATCATCTGCTCAGTTAAATCCGCTGACCCTTCCTCTAGTGTTAAGAAGGGAGATGTGGTAAAAGCAGTGGTTGTTCGCACACGCAAAGAAATTCGTCGCCAGGATGGTTCCTATATCAGATTTGACGACAACGCAGCTGTGCTCCTGGCAAATGACGGTGGTCCCAGAGGTACGCGTATCTTCGGCCCGGTTGCCCGTGAGCTTCGTGAGAAGAATTATATGAAGATCGTTTCTCTCGCACCAGAGGTGATTTAA
- the infA gene encoding translation initiation factor IF-1, whose amino-acid sequence MAKQAPIKIDGVVTEALPNATFRVKLENGHELLAHIAGKMRMHYIKILPGDKVALEIPPYDLSKGRIVYRYK is encoded by the coding sequence TTGGCTAAACAAGCTCCTATAAAAATCGACGGCGTAGTAACGGAAGCACTACCAAACGCTACCTTCCGGGTAAAACTGGAAAACGGGCATGAATTACTTGCACATATCGCTGGAAAAATGCGTATGCACTACATTAAAATTCTACCTGGTGATAAAGTAGCTTTGGAGATTCCTCCTTATGACCTGAGTAAAGGACGTATTGTTTACAGATATAAATAA
- the rpsQ gene encoding 30S ribosomal protein S17, with the protein MSEIAINRNLRKVRVGKVVSDKMDKSIVVSVERRVKHPIYGKFVKKTSRFMAHDEDNQCGMGDTVRIMETRPLSKRKRWRLVEIIEKAK; encoded by the coding sequence ATGAGCGAAATAGCAATAAATAGAAATCTTAGAAAAGTTCGTGTAGGCAAAGTCGTGAGCGACAAAATGGATAAGTCTATCGTAGTTTCTGTAGAAAGAAGGGTAAAGCACCCTATCTATGGAAAGTTTGTGAAAAAGACTTCACGATTCATGGCCCATGACGAAGATAATCAATGCGGAATGGGAGATACCGTTCGCATTATGGAAACCAGACCTTTAAGTAAGCGCAAGCGCTGGAGACTGGTTGAAATCATCGAAAAAGCAAAATAG
- the rpsC gene encoding 30S ribosomal protein S3 translates to MGQKTHPTGLRLGIIKGWESNWFGGKNFADKLVEDEKIRAYLNARIPRGGISRIIIERTLRKITITVHTSRPGIVIGKGGKEVDKLREEIKKVTSKDVQINIFEIKRPELDATLVGQQVAQQLEGRVSFRRAMKSALAATMRAGAEGCKIMCSGRLGGAEMARTEQYKQGRIPLQTLRADIDYALVEAKTIYGVIGVKVWIFKKEIFGKVDLSPNVKSDRKRGGGNRGGNRGNRGGNSGGKKRRQR, encoded by the coding sequence TTGGGACAGAAGACGCATCCAACAGGACTTAGACTCGGCATCATCAAAGGTTGGGAATCCAACTGGTTCGGAGGAAAGAACTTTGCCGACAAACTGGTCGAAGATGAAAAAATCAGGGCTTATCTAAATGCCCGTATTCCTCGCGGTGGTATCTCAAGAATTATCATTGAGCGTACCCTTCGCAAAATCACTATCACTGTTCATACTTCACGTCCAGGTATTGTGATTGGTAAAGGAGGAAAAGAAGTTGATAAACTTCGCGAAGAGATCAAGAAAGTAACCAGCAAGGATGTTCAAATCAACATCTTTGAGATCAAAAGACCTGAACTTGACGCTACCCTGGTAGGTCAGCAGGTTGCCCAACAGCTGGAGGGACGTGTTTCCTTCCGTCGCGCGATGAAGTCAGCACTTGCTGCCACCATGCGTGCAGGAGCTGAAGGTTGCAAGATCATGTGTTCTGGAAGATTAGGAGGAGCTGAAATGGCACGTACCGAGCAGTACAAGCAAGGTCGTATTCCTCTCCAAACACTTCGCGCAGATATTGATTACGCCCTGGTTGAAGCAAAAACGATCTATGGAGTAATCGGTGTGAAAGTGTGGATCTTCAAGAAAGAGATCTTCGGTAAAGTAGACCTTTCTCCAAATGTAAAATCTGACCGTAAGAGAGGCGGAGGAAATAGAGGTGGAAACAGAGGAAACAGAGGCGGAAATAGCGGGGGTAAAAAGCGGAGACAAAGATAG
- the secY gene encoding preprotein translocase subunit SecY has translation MRALIDTLRNIFKIQELRERILYTLLLLAVFRLGTFVVLPGIDSTQLSAAFGSGDGGGLLDLFNTFLGGAFARGSILALGIMPYISASIVVQLLGAVIPSIQKLRTEGESGQKKMNQMTRYLTVAITGGQAAGYVVYLNQSPGAVVENSFIFWITTVFILTAGTMFLVWLGERITDNGIGNGVSLLIMIGIIAGLPSALLQEWAARLPMIFFIEILALGVVTMAVVALTQATRKIPVHYARQMAGNRLGQMGRGNAARQYIPLKVNSAGVMPIIFAQAIMFLPTSLLGLFGDGTSGLAAVLADYTGFWYNVIFFFMIIIFTYFYTAITVNPNEIADQLKRNGGFIPGVKPGKKTANYIDTVLSRITLPGSIFLAFVSIFPAIAMQLGASSGFAQFFGGTTLLIMIGVVLDTLQQVESYLLMRHYDGLMQSGRVRGRKRGGGLAAV, from the coding sequence ATGAGAGCCTTAATAGATACATTAAGAAATATATTCAAGATTCAGGAACTGAGGGAAAGGATCCTGTATACACTGCTGTTGTTAGCGGTGTTTCGATTGGGAACCTTCGTGGTCCTTCCTGGTATTGATTCCACACAATTGAGTGCGGCATTCGGTTCCGGAGACGGTGGTGGCCTGCTGGATCTGTTCAACACATTTCTCGGAGGTGCTTTTGCCCGTGGATCTATCCTGGCTTTGGGAATTATGCCCTATATCTCTGCATCTATCGTTGTGCAGCTCTTAGGCGCAGTTATTCCTTCTATACAAAAATTGAGAACTGAAGGGGAAAGCGGTCAGAAGAAAATGAACCAGATGACCCGTTACCTCACTGTTGCTATTACAGGCGGTCAGGCAGCTGGTTATGTAGTTTACCTGAACCAAAGCCCCGGAGCAGTTGTTGAAAACTCCTTTATTTTCTGGATCACCACTGTATTTATCCTTACTGCAGGTACTATGTTCCTCGTATGGTTGGGAGAAAGAATTACAGATAATGGAATCGGAAATGGAGTATCTCTCCTGATCATGATTGGTATCATTGCAGGTCTGCCTTCTGCCCTATTGCAGGAATGGGCCGCTCGTCTACCTATGATCTTCTTCATTGAGATACTGGCACTGGGGGTTGTTACGATGGCTGTGGTCGCACTTACCCAGGCAACTCGAAAGATACCGGTTCACTACGCCCGTCAAATGGCTGGAAACAGACTTGGACAAATGGGACGCGGAAATGCTGCTCGTCAGTACATTCCTTTGAAAGTGAATTCAGCTGGGGTAATGCCTATCATCTTTGCACAGGCAATTATGTTCCTTCCTACTTCTCTTCTGGGATTGTTTGGAGACGGAACTTCAGGATTGGCCGCAGTTCTCGCTGACTATACCGGATTTTGGTATAACGTCATCTTCTTCTTCATGATTATCATCTTCACCTACTTCTATACAGCGATCACAGTTAATCCTAATGAGATTGCAGATCAGCTTAAAAGAAACGGTGGATTTATACCTGGTGTGAAGCCTGGAAAGAAAACCGCAAATTATATCGATACAGTATTGTCTCGTATTACCTTGCCGGGATCTATCTTCCTTGCCTTCGTATCCATTTTCCCTGCTATAGCTATGCAATTGGGAGCATCTTCTGGATTCGCTCAATTCTTCGGTGGAACTACCCTCCTCATTATGATTGGAGTAGTGTTGGATACCCTGCAGCAGGTTGAAAGTTACTTATTGATGCGTCATTACGATGGTTTGATGCAGTCTGGCAGAGTGAGAGGACGTAAGAGAGGTGGTGGCCTGGCTGCAGTATAG
- the rpsN gene encoding 30S ribosomal protein S14, which translates to MARKAIIARQEKRERLVAKFAAKRKALKEAGDYQGLALLPRNSSPVRLHNRCKLTGRPRGYIRRFGISRIKFRELALQGKIPGVKKTSW; encoded by the coding sequence ATGGCTAGAAAAGCGATCATAGCAAGACAAGAAAAGCGCGAGAGGCTAGTAGCCAAATTCGCTGCGAAAAGAAAAGCTTTGAAAGAAGCCGGAGATTACCAGGGACTAGCTCTGCTACCCAGAAACTCTTCTCCTGTACGCCTGCACAATCGTTGCAAACTCACAGGAAGACCTAGAGGATATATCCGTCGCTTCGGAATTTCAAGAATTAAGTTTAGAGAACTAGCACTTCAGGGCAAAATCCCAGGAGTTAAGAAAACAAGTTGGTAA
- the rpsH gene encoding 30S ribosomal protein S8, translating to MNTDPISDYLTRIRNAQAVGHKVVEIPASNLKKEITKVLHDQGYIRKFKFVDDGPQGSIKIALKYDKATKRPAITKLERVSKPGLRKYSKVKAIPRVLNGLGIAIVSTPNGVMTGKNAQEQNVGGEILCYIY from the coding sequence ATGAATACAGATCCAATCTCAGATTATCTCACGCGGATCAGAAACGCGCAGGCGGTAGGCCACAAAGTGGTAGAGATACCTGCATCGAATCTGAAGAAAGAGATTACCAAGGTACTTCATGACCAGGGATACATCAGAAAATTCAAATTTGTTGATGATGGTCCTCAGGGAAGTATCAAAATAGCCCTTAAATACGATAAGGCTACTAAAAGACCAGCTATCACGAAACTCGAAAGAGTAAGTAAGCCTGGTTTGAGAAAATACTCCAAGGTAAAAGCAATTCCAAGAGTGCTAAATGGACTAGGAATAGCTATCGTATCTACTCCCAACGGTGTAATGACCGGAAAGAATGCGCAAGAGCAAAACGTTGGAGGAGAAATATTGTGTTACATTTATTAA
- the rplV gene encoding 50S ribosomal protein L22, with product MADTVKMTRKEKIAAGIPKEPKRKTAYANQLKADKEDVCVVKLRNYRSSARKMRMVIDQIRGMEVFDAINTLKLTSRAAAPAVLRLLKSAVSSYEEKFEGDRIDVGTHFVAEASVDAARMLKRLQPAPQGRAHLIRKRFCHVTLVIDEIPDEE from the coding sequence ATGGCAGATACAGTTAAAATGACCCGTAAGGAGAAGATTGCTGCCGGGATTCCAAAGGAGCCCAAACGCAAAACTGCCTACGCCAATCAACTCAAAGCTGACAAAGAGGATGTTTGCGTTGTAAAACTTCGCAACTACCGTTCTTCAGCTAGAAAAATGAGAATGGTGATAGATCAGATTAGAGGAATGGAAGTCTTCGACGCGATCAATACGCTAAAATTGACTTCACGTGCTGCAGCTCCTGCTGTGCTCCGCCTACTCAAATCTGCAGTTTCCAGCTACGAAGAGAAATTTGAAGGAGATAGAATTGATGTGGGGACTCACTTTGTAGCAGAAGCCAGTGTAGATGCAGCTCGCATGTTGAAAAGATTGCAGCCTGCACCTCAAGGGAGAGCGCACTTGATTCGCAAACGCTTTTGCCACGTGACTTTGGTCATCGATGAAATTCCAGACGAAGAATAA
- the rplR gene encoding 50S ribosomal protein L18: MARTALKVRRRNRIRRRLRSRISGTADKPRLSVFRSNKQIYAQLIDDDAGVTLASCSSREKELNLQALSKMDTSKEVGKKLAEIAKGKGIEVVVFDRGGYKYHGRVKALAEGAREGGLNF; this comes from the coding sequence ATGGCTAGAACAGCACTTAAAGTTAGGAGGAGAAACAGAATTCGCAGGCGTCTTCGTTCTCGCATCAGCGGTACAGCAGACAAGCCCCGTCTTTCTGTCTTCAGAAGTAATAAGCAAATCTATGCTCAGTTGATTGATGACGATGCTGGCGTAACGCTCGCAAGTTGTTCTTCTCGCGAAAAAGAGCTAAATTTGCAGGCCCTTTCAAAAATGGATACGAGCAAAGAAGTCGGTAAAAAATTGGCTGAAATTGCGAAAGGAAAAGGAATTGAGGTGGTTGTTTTTGACAGAGGCGGCTATAAATATCACGGTAGAGTAAAAGCTTTGGCTGAAGGCGCACGCGAAGGTGGCCTTAATTTCTAA
- the map gene encoding type I methionyl aminopeptidase produces MAAGKIKLKTPEEVELIRESSLLVGKTLGEVGKHVKPGVSTLELDTIAETFIRDHGAIPAFKNYQAAFGETPFPGTLCTSLNEEVVHGMPSAKQILKDGDIISIDCGVKINGYYGDSAYTFAVGEVSAKKKRLMEVTKTALYKGIEQAKVGNRLGDISNAIQRYVEGYGFSVVREMVGHGLGKNLHEPPEVPNYGRKRSGIPLQEGLVIAIEPMINMGKRFIKIAQDGWTVFSTDRQPSAHYEHCIVIGKDKAEILSTFEFIEN; encoded by the coding sequence ATGGCGGCTGGAAAAATAAAACTCAAGACCCCGGAAGAGGTCGAACTGATAAGAGAAAGTTCTTTACTTGTTGGTAAAACGCTTGGAGAAGTTGGGAAGCATGTGAAGCCTGGCGTTAGTACCTTGGAGTTGGATACCATTGCGGAAACCTTCATCAGGGATCATGGAGCCATACCGGCTTTCAAAAACTATCAGGCAGCTTTTGGCGAAACTCCTTTTCCAGGAACCCTTTGTACTTCTCTCAACGAGGAAGTTGTGCACGGGATGCCTTCCGCCAAGCAAATCCTTAAAGATGGCGATATCATATCAATAGATTGTGGTGTCAAAATCAATGGATATTATGGCGACTCTGCTTACACCTTTGCGGTGGGCGAGGTTTCAGCCAAGAAAAAACGCTTGATGGAGGTTACCAAAACAGCTTTGTATAAAGGAATTGAGCAGGCCAAAGTTGGTAACAGACTCGGAGATATTTCCAATGCCATTCAACGATATGTAGAAGGCTATGGATTTAGTGTGGTAAGGGAAATGGTCGGTCATGGATTAGGTAAAAACCTGCATGAGCCACCAGAAGTTCCTAACTATGGCAGAAAAAGATCAGGCATTCCTCTTCAGGAAGGATTGGTGATCGCAATCGAACCCATGATTAATATGGGTAAACGCTTTATCAAGATTGCACAGGATGGATGGACTGTATTTTCAACTGACCGTCAGCCTTCTGCTCATTATGAGCATTGCATTGTAATCGGAAAAGACAAAGCGGAGATTTTATCAACATTTGAATTTATCGAGAATTAA
- the ykgO gene encoding type B 50S ribosomal protein L36: MKVRASVKKRTADCKIIRRKGRVYVINKKNPKCKQRQG, from the coding sequence ATGAAAGTTAGAGCATCAGTTAAAAAACGTACTGCAGATTGCAAAATCATCCGCCGCAAAGGAAGGGTGTACGTGATCAACAAAAAGAACCCTAAGTGTAAACAGCGACAAGGATAA
- the rplX gene encoding 50S ribosomal protein L24 codes for MANKLHIKKGDTVRVLAGADRGKDGKVLRVFPQDQTAIVEGMKLVSKHMKPSQQNPDGGIIQQEAAIHISNLMLIDPSSKNPTRVGRKREEGKKGWVRYSKKSGEIIK; via the coding sequence ATGGCTAATAAATTACATATAAAGAAAGGCGATACTGTCCGTGTACTGGCAGGTGCTGATAGAGGAAAAGACGGGAAAGTCCTTCGCGTTTTCCCTCAAGATCAAACCGCTATCGTCGAAGGGATGAAACTGGTGAGTAAGCACATGAAGCCCTCACAACAAAATCCCGATGGAGGAATCATCCAACAGGAAGCAGCTATTCATATCTCCAATCTGATGCTGATCGATCCTAGTTCTAAGAACCCAACTCGCGTTGGAAGAAAAAGAGAAGAAGGAAAGAAAGGCTGGGTGAGATATTCCAAGAAAAGTGGAGAAATAATCAAGTAA
- the rplO gene encoding 50S ribosomal protein L15, which produces MKLHTLKPAAGATKTRKRIGRGQGSTRGGTSTKGHKGAQSRSGYKFRPWFEGGQMPLQRRIPKFGFKNRNRVEYKVVNLDTLQVLAEANKGKEIDHQLLLDNGIISSTKQLVKVLGRGELKAKVDVKVNKFSQSAKEAIESAGGTAAEV; this is translated from the coding sequence ATGAAACTTCATACACTAAAACCGGCAGCGGGAGCAACTAAGACCCGTAAACGCATAGGTAGAGGACAAGGTTCTACTAGAGGAGGTACTTCGACCAAAGGTCATAAAGGTGCTCAGTCTCGTAGTGGATACAAGTTCCGCCCCTGGTTTGAAGGTGGGCAGATGCCTTTGCAACGCCGTATTCCTAAGTTTGGTTTTAAAAACAGAAACCGTGTAGAGTATAAGGTCGTAAATCTTGATACCTTGCAGGTTCTTGCCGAAGCCAATAAAGGAAAAGAAATAGATCACCAATTGTTACTTGATAATGGAATCATTTCCAGTACAAAACAATTAGTGAAGGTTCTCGGTAGAGGAGAACTCAAGGCAAAAGTTGATGTTAAAGTGAATAAATTTAGCCAGTCCGCGAAAGAGGCGATTGAGTCCGCAGGTGGAACGGCTGCTGAAGTTTAG
- the rpmC gene encoding 50S ribosomal protein L29, giving the protein MKAKEIRELTTQEIEARIVDEKDKLLRLRLNHAVSAIESPSDIRASRRTLARLSTILRERQSAEQDNQ; this is encoded by the coding sequence ATGAAGGCAAAGGAAATTAGAGAACTGACTACTCAGGAAATAGAAGCAAGAATTGTCGACGAAAAAGACAAACTGCTTCGACTGAGACTCAATCATGCAGTTTCTGCTATCGAGAGCCCTTCTGATATTCGGGCATCCCGCAGAACCCTGGCTAGGCTAAGCACCATTCTTCGTGAACGGCAGAGTGCCGAACAAGACAACCAATAA
- the rpsE gene encoding 30S ribosomal protein S5 has translation MSQKENRIKSSDVELQEKVVKIKRVAKVVKGGRRFSFSAIVVVGNGDGIVGYGLGKANEVTDSIAKGVDDAKKNLIKVKVQKGTIPHESFTKYGAAKVLLRPAAPGTGVLAGGAMRAVLEAAGVKDVIGKSLGSSNPHNVVKATIKALANMRTANDFAGVRGIDVSKVYKG, from the coding sequence ATGAGTCAGAAAGAAAACAGAATTAAGAGCAGCGACGTCGAACTACAAGAAAAAGTAGTTAAGATTAAACGTGTTGCAAAGGTTGTAAAAGGTGGTCGCCGCTTCAGTTTTTCCGCTATCGTGGTAGTTGGTAATGGAGATGGTATCGTTGGATATGGATTGGGTAAGGCAAATGAGGTAACTGATTCCATCGCCAAAGGAGTTGACGACGCTAAGAAAAACCTGATCAAAGTGAAAGTTCAAAAAGGAACTATTCCTCATGAATCCTTCACTAAATATGGTGCCGCGAAAGTTCTGCTTCGTCCTGCTGCTCCTGGTACAGGAGTACTGGCTGGTGGTGCGATGCGTGCAGTGCTTGAAGCTGCGGGTGTGAAAGACGTGATCGGTAAGAGCCTCGGTTCTTCTAATCCTCACAACGTAGTAAAGGCTACTATCAAAGCATTGGCGAACATGCGTACTGCTAACGATTTTGCAGGCGTAAGGGGAATTGATGTAAGTAAAGTTTATAAAGGATAA
- the rpmD gene encoding 50S ribosomal protein L30, with protein sequence MYPKVKLTQVKSAINRPKDQKATILALGLGKLNRTVEKECTPQILGMIKKVSHLIKIEETE encoded by the coding sequence ATGTACCCTAAGGTTAAATTAACACAGGTAAAAAGTGCGATCAATCGCCCCAAAGATCAGAAAGCCACTATTCTGGCTTTAGGTCTTGGTAAGCTCAACCGCACTGTTGAAAAAGAATGTACCCCTCAGATTTTGGGTATGATTAAGAAGGTGAGCCATTTGATCAAAATCGAAGAGACTGAATAA
- the rplE gene encoding 50S ribosomal protein L5, producing MEPRLYTKYKEEIVSALNKEFNYDSVMQVPVLQKIVLNRGVGDAVGDKKLIDAAVQEFSMISGQQPVVTIAKKSISNFKLRDGMPIGCKVTLRKVRMFEFLDRFINVALPRVRDFRGIPRKGFDGRGNFTMGIKEQIIFPEIDVDKINRIDGMDITFVTSAPTDEEAFALLKAFGMPFQGTEIKQ from the coding sequence ATGGAACCTAGATTATATACCAAATACAAAGAAGAGATCGTATCTGCGCTGAACAAAGAGTTCAACTATGACTCCGTCATGCAGGTACCTGTTCTACAGAAAATCGTCCTCAACAGAGGAGTGGGTGATGCTGTAGGAGATAAGAAATTGATCGATGCTGCTGTACAGGAATTTAGCATGATCTCAGGACAACAACCTGTTGTTACCATTGCCAAAAAGAGTATCTCTAACTTCAAATTGCGTGATGGAATGCCTATTGGTTGTAAAGTTACGCTGAGAAAAGTGAGAATGTTCGAATTCCTTGACCGCTTCATTAATGTTGCCCTCCCTCGTGTAAGGGATTTTAGAGGAATTCCTAGAAAGGGATTTGACGGTAGAGGGAACTTCACTATGGGGATCAAAGAGCAGATCATTTTTCCTGAAATCGACGTTGACAAGATCAACCGTATCGACGGAATGGATATCACTTTTGTTACTTCGGCGCCTACCGATGAAGAAGCCTTCGCATTGTTGAAAGCTTTCGGTATGCCATTCCAAGGAACAGAAATTAAGCAATAA